The uncultured Bacteroides sp. genome has a segment encoding these proteins:
- a CDS encoding glycoside hydrolase family 97 catalytic domain-containing protein, which translates to MKKIFSLTLLMFSFVVFSSFSKGALISPDTRLKSSVYVKQGRPFCQLTMDGTPIVNEISLGIKLTTGDFTSDLKLVKSSKPNFSEDNYSLTVSKIKDVTSKSNTSVYTFRNSAGKEIKIEFRLANDGLAFRYLIDGNSKATVIEEVTAFQISKNASGFLHPMSKAHTSWARTNPSYEEHYAVDVPVTTVSKDKQGWCFPALFKLSSNDSISPYWFMLSEAGTDGNYCGTHLADATAEGLFKIAYPEAEQNLGTDPVYPTFMLPFATPWRMIVVGDNLNKIVESTMATDLVKPKYEAKYDYKPGKASWSWLVLKDNNTTYEVQRQFIDMAAQLKFEYCLIDALWDTKIGRERMKELADYAKTKNVSLILWYNSNGKWNDANQTPKDKMAERNIRREEMKWMQSIGVKGIKVDFFGGDKQATMKLYEDILTDANDFDITVNFHGTTLPRGWERMYPNFVTAEAVKGMEFCTFGQEAENLRPQHACVLPFVRNALAPMDFTPLILNPTLGEKKGTGPVRCTTDAFELALPVIFFSGVQHLGLVPQNLLDYPSFVANYLSAVPSVWDETRLIDGYPGKLVVMARRSGAHWFVAAINGENSDKAITLDLSFIKDKQLNCITDSPDGKLADSIIVPEKSVTFKLKAHGGLVMY; encoded by the coding sequence ATGAAAAAGATTTTCTCATTAACTTTATTAATGTTTTCTTTTGTCGTTTTTTCTTCTTTTTCGAAAGGAGCATTGATTAGTCCTGATACCCGACTAAAGTCATCTGTTTATGTCAAACAAGGGAGACCTTTCTGCCAACTAACCATGGATGGAACTCCAATTGTGAATGAAATATCGTTAGGGATAAAACTGACAACAGGAGATTTTACGTCCGATTTGAAATTAGTGAAGTCTTCAAAACCTAACTTTTCTGAGGATAATTATAGTCTGACGGTGAGCAAGATAAAAGATGTAACGAGCAAATCAAACACATCCGTTTACACTTTCAGAAACTCTGCCGGGAAAGAGATAAAAATAGAATTTCGTTTGGCAAATGATGGTTTGGCTTTCCGCTATTTAATTGATGGAAACAGTAAGGCTACAGTAATAGAAGAGGTAACAGCTTTTCAGATATCTAAAAATGCTTCCGGTTTCCTGCATCCCATGTCGAAAGCTCATACTAGCTGGGCACGTACTAACCCCAGTTATGAAGAACATTATGCCGTTGATGTGCCGGTAACAACTGTTTCAAAGGATAAGCAAGGCTGGTGTTTTCCTGCTTTGTTCAAACTTTCTTCTAATGACAGTATATCTCCTTATTGGTTTATGCTGAGTGAAGCCGGAACTGATGGCAATTATTGTGGCACACACCTTGCTGATGCAACTGCCGAAGGTTTGTTTAAGATAGCTTATCCCGAAGCAGAACAAAATCTGGGCACTGATCCGGTTTATCCAACTTTCATGCTTCCTTTTGCAACTCCATGGAGAATGATTGTTGTGGGCGACAACTTGAATAAGATAGTCGAATCTACCATGGCTACTGATTTAGTAAAACCAAAGTACGAGGCAAAATATGACTATAAACCGGGCAAAGCTTCATGGAGCTGGCTGGTTCTGAAAGATAATAATACAACTTACGAAGTGCAGCGTCAGTTTATTGATATGGCGGCTCAGCTTAAATTTGAATATTGCTTGATTGATGCATTGTGGGATACTAAAATAGGCCGTGAAAGGATGAAAGAATTGGCCGATTATGCAAAGACAAAGAACGTATCTCTTATTCTTTGGTATAATTCCAATGGAAAGTGGAATGACGCTAATCAGACTCCCAAGGATAAAATGGCCGAACGTAACATTCGCAGAGAAGAGATGAAATGGATGCAAAGCATAGGAGTGAAAGGTATCAAGGTTGACTTTTTTGGAGGGGACAAGCAAGCTACTATGAAACTTTATGAAGATATTCTCACTGATGCCAATGACTTTGACATTACTGTAAACTTCCACGGAACAACCCTGCCTCGTGGATGGGAGAGGATGTATCCTAATTTTGTGACAGCGGAAGCCGTAAAGGGAATGGAATTTTGCACCTTTGGTCAGGAAGCGGAAAACTTAAGACCGCAGCATGCTTGTGTCTTGCCTTTTGTTCGCAATGCTCTAGCTCCAATGGACTTTACTCCACTTATTCTTAATCCTACTTTAGGAGAGAAAAAAGGAACCGGACCAGTTCGCTGTACTACTGATGCTTTTGAACTGGCTTTGCCTGTAATCTTTTTCTCCGGTGTTCAGCATCTGGGACTTGTTCCTCAGAATCTGCTTGATTATCCTTCTTTTGTGGCCAATTATTTATCTGCTGTTCCAAGTGTTTGGGACGAAACCCGATTGATTGATGGCTATCCCGGAAAATTAGTTGTTATGGCACGCAGAAGTGGTGCCCATTGGTTTGTTGCAGCTATTAATGGAGAAAACAGCGATAAAGCAATTACTTTGGATCTTTCTTTTATAAAAGATAAACAATTAAATTGTATTACCGATTCTCCAGATGGAAAACTTGCTGATTCAATTATAGTTCCAGAAAAGTCTGTTACTTTTAAATTGAAAGCTCACGGTGGACTGGTGATGTATTAA
- a CDS encoding transcriptional regulator — MFRELDPLLHSQLRLGVMAILMNVEEADFVYLKEKTQSTAGNLSVQLDKLSEAGYIKVEKSFVGKKTHTACRIQPAGRKAFASYVQALKDYIG, encoded by the coding sequence ATGTTCAGAGAATTAGATCCGTTGCTTCATTCACAACTTCGCCTTGGTGTAATGGCCATTCTTATGAATGTGGAAGAAGCTGATTTTGTGTATCTGAAGGAGAAAACCCAATCAACGGCCGGTAATTTGAGTGTGCAGTTGGACAAACTTTCTGAAGCAGGATATATTAAAGTGGAGAAAAGCTTTGTGGGAAAGAAAACGCATACGGCTTGCCGGATTCAGCCTGCAGGAAGAAAAGCATTTGCAAGCTATGTTCAGGCTCTTAAAGATTATATTGGATGA